In a single window of the Phycisphaerales bacterium genome:
- the fliD gene encoding flagellar filament capping protein FliD — MGTITSGVGLVTGIDYQAMVEQLIALDARPRDQLLKRVANLGAQQTAFLDISARVTALLNRVDTLGRAATFRTNKTTSSAPALLTAISSATTGPGSYQFIPRALATTHQFVSRGYNSRTAPLPSGTFTIESAQARVNSHTRLDELNGHTGVRRGSFELINGLGAKAQINLSEAVTLGDVLSQISAAGLNVTAEVLDDRLVLTDQSGGSGPLRVVELAGGRTAADLGFSPGTNTSSSGRLEGSGVFYLAATSPLSALNDGLGIASGSFGNDFRILSGGQTLNVELSATLSNSTRLGRLNHGQGVRDGTIRITARDGTTAEVNLTGKRTIHEVRTAIQGAFGDERISVTVTGSRLVVTDDSDISNLPAGQVTPLKIEDVTGFAARDLGIAGTATNNRISGSDVLHMTTLGDVLTAINFATGNEDAQGQRIVTAGLRPDGRGLQMVSADNKLSIEVTDGSAAARALRDLGFESGDHDGTVTGKRLLGGLNTVLLQTLQGGRGLGTGTMTITANGRTATLDFSGAETLADVVRTLNGATDADGQLLGIEADYSGTGTRLVLRNATNGSPLTVTGAFAEALGLAQSGYQITGDNLQRKYLSENTSLSSLNGGRGVNLSRIKLTGSDGVPATVDLRNGSIRTLGDLIDQIESVHNGLRARINDTGDGLLIESRNGGLLRIEDDDGTAARDLNIRGTSNEGHINGAFEFRFTVGGGDTLESIAARIGTETTLARASVLNDGTGFAPYRMSLTAAVSGLAGSLLIDDPNDVLGVTMLTQAQDARVFFGGNTGTGVLLTSSTNTFNDVVDGLSLTIHSVENTPVTVQIDRDQSGLVKAAQDLVSDYNTLMQRVRDAGKFDEKNQALGILQGNSTLRIIETRLYSAFTSLKFTGASFERLRDLGIEADTGNKLKFNEEKFRSALEQDPDAVERFFTDADKGVSKILNERLKQINDDSGLIGRETGTMKSRTELLNERVTVLNERLERKRTRLLRQFQAMESALSSMQSQQTALANLSQLQFNTMSSQRR, encoded by the coding sequence ATGGGAACGATCACATCCGGTGTCGGGCTGGTAACCGGCATTGATTATCAGGCCATGGTCGAGCAACTCATTGCACTCGATGCCCGCCCGCGTGACCAGTTGCTCAAGCGCGTCGCGAACCTTGGGGCGCAACAAACGGCCTTTCTCGACATTTCTGCGCGAGTGACCGCCCTGCTGAACCGGGTGGACACGCTGGGGCGCGCTGCAACCTTTCGCACGAACAAGACCACGTCATCCGCGCCGGCCCTGCTGACTGCCATCAGCAGCGCCACAACGGGACCAGGGTCGTATCAATTCATCCCGCGGGCGCTCGCCACGACACACCAGTTCGTGAGTCGCGGTTACAACAGTCGCACGGCGCCGCTGCCCAGCGGCACTTTCACGATCGAATCGGCACAGGCCCGGGTGAATTCGCACACGCGTCTGGATGAACTCAACGGCCACACCGGGGTTCGCCGCGGCTCGTTCGAGCTCATCAACGGTCTCGGTGCCAAAGCCCAGATCAACCTGTCCGAAGCGGTCACATTGGGCGATGTGCTCTCGCAGATCAGTGCGGCCGGTCTGAACGTCACCGCGGAGGTGCTCGATGACCGTCTCGTGCTGACCGACCAGTCGGGAGGCAGCGGTCCCTTGCGCGTCGTTGAGCTCGCCGGGGGACGCACCGCCGCAGACCTGGGTTTTTCTCCAGGCACCAACACCAGCAGTTCCGGCCGACTCGAAGGCAGTGGTGTTTTCTACCTTGCCGCAACGTCACCGCTCAGCGCGCTCAACGACGGCCTCGGCATCGCAAGCGGAAGCTTCGGCAACGACTTCCGCATTCTCAGCGGCGGTCAAACCCTGAACGTCGAGTTGTCCGCCACTCTCAGCAACAGCACGCGGCTTGGTCGGCTGAATCACGGGCAGGGGGTGCGCGACGGTACCATTCGGATCACGGCGCGTGACGGCACCACCGCCGAAGTGAACCTCACCGGCAAGCGCACGATCCATGAAGTGCGCACCGCCATCCAGGGGGCCTTCGGTGACGAGCGCATCAGTGTCACCGTTACGGGCAGTCGCCTGGTCGTCACGGACGACAGCGACATCAGCAATCTTCCCGCAGGCCAGGTCACTCCGCTCAAGATCGAGGACGTCACGGGCTTTGCCGCCCGCGACCTGGGTATCGCCGGAACCGCCACGAACAATCGCATCAGCGGATCGGATGTTCTGCACATGACCACGTTGGGGGACGTGCTTACCGCGATCAATTTCGCCACCGGCAACGAGGATGCACAGGGACAGCGGATCGTGACGGCCGGCTTGCGTCCCGACGGTCGCGGTCTGCAAATGGTCTCGGCGGACAACAAACTGTCCATTGAAGTCACCGATGGCAGCGCTGCGGCCCGCGCGCTTCGCGACCTGGGTTTCGAGTCCGGCGATCATGACGGCACCGTGACAGGCAAGCGCCTGCTTGGCGGCCTCAACACCGTGCTGTTGCAGACTCTGCAAGGGGGCCGCGGCCTCGGCACCGGCACCATGACCATCACCGCCAACGGTCGTACCGCCACGCTCGATTTCTCCGGCGCAGAAACACTGGCTGATGTGGTTCGAACGCTGAACGGCGCAACGGATGCCGACGGCCAGTTGCTGGGAATTGAAGCCGACTACAGCGGCACGGGCACACGGCTGGTGCTGCGAAACGCGACCAATGGTTCGCCCCTGACGGTCACAGGCGCGTTCGCTGAAGCGCTCGGGCTTGCCCAAAGCGGGTACCAGATCACCGGTGACAACCTGCAACGCAAGTACCTGTCCGAGAACACGAGTCTGAGTTCGCTCAATGGTGGGCGCGGAGTCAATCTCAGTCGCATCAAACTGACCGGATCAGACGGTGTGCCCGCGACCGTGGATCTGCGGAACGGCTCCATTCGCACGCTCGGCGACCTGATCGACCAGATCGAATCGGTTCACAACGGTCTCCGCGCCCGCATCAACGACACGGGCGACGGCCTGCTGATTGAAAGCCGCAACGGCGGACTCCTGCGCATCGAAGATGATGACGGTACGGCGGCACGCGATCTGAACATACGTGGGACCTCGAACGAGGGTCACATCAATGGGGCGTTCGAGTTCCGCTTCACCGTCGGCGGCGGGGACACGCTCGAGTCGATCGCCGCACGCATCGGCACCGAGACCACACTCGCACGGGCGAGCGTTCTGAACGACGGCACCGGGTTTGCCCCCTACCGGATGTCGCTGACAGCGGCCGTGAGTGGCCTGGCGGGCAGTCTGCTGATCGATGATCCGAATGACGTCCTGGGCGTCACCATGCTGACCCAGGCCCAGGATGCCCGCGTGTTCTTCGGCGGCAACACCGGCACCGGCGTCCTGCTCACCAGTTCCACCAACACCTTCAACGACGTGGTGGACGGCTTGAGTCTCACCATACACAGTGTCGAGAACACGCCTGTAACCGTGCAGATTGATCGTGACCAGTCCGGGCTGGTCAAGGCGGCGCAGGATCTTGTAAGCGATTATAACACGCTGATGCAGCGGGTGCGGGACGCGGGGAAATTCGACGAAAAGAACCAGGCACTGGGCATCCTGCAGGGCAACAGCACACTGCGCATCATCGAGACACGGCTCTACAGCGCCTTTACCAGTCTGAAGTTCACCGGCGCTTCCTTCGAGCGCCTGCGTGATCTCGGAATCGAGGCCGACACCGGTAACAAGCTCAAGTTCAACGAGGAGAAATTCCGCAGCGCGCTCGAGCAGGACCCCGATGCCGTCGAGCGCTTCTTCACCGATGCCGACAAAGGTGTGTCCAAAATCCTGAACGAACGGCTCAAGCAGATCAACGACGACAGCGGGCTTATCGGCCGCGAAACCGGCACCATGAAATCCCGCACGGAACTGCTCAATGAGCGCGTGACCGTTCTGAATGAGCGGCTCGAGCGCAAGCGGACCCGGCTACTGCGGCAGTTTCAGGCCATGGAGTCGGCCCTGTCCTCGATGCAGAGCCAGCAGACGGCCCTCGCGAACCTCTCGCAGCTCCAGTTCAATACGATGTCTTCGCAGCGCCGTTGA
- a CDS encoding FAD/NAD(P)-binding protein codes for MRIAIVGAGFSGTLTAVQLARQAGSALPLRVFLIDASGRWGQGVAYGTKCDRHLLNVPAGRMSAWPDAPDDFVRWAQQRQATLTAHTYASRALYGEYLAELLGRYGGRVVERVAARVQDIFPTSATGEMNVRLDSNTLITVDRVVLATGNNPPREPWPGASTLSPERYVRDPWVSNASDGLSADAPLLLVGTGLTMLDAVLDLEARGHHGPLVAVSRHGLLPQPHDPSPHADTVPPIPEVLQARRTALALLRAVRSTVRRSAERGVGWRDVIAALRPHTAPLWQSLPMAERSRFLRHVRPYWDVHRHRAPTEVVAAIAVLCATRRLRVVAGRIITARPDADGLVVSVQPRGQAHMDEWRVARVVNCTGPESDVQRYEEPLWKNLLARGWAEADPLGLGVRTASDGELWSNSPGGEGRVFVVGPMRKGDYWEHTAVPELRMAAAELAQRLLATHPSVEKPAECGEVPG; via the coding sequence TTGCGAATTGCGATTGTAGGCGCCGGGTTCTCCGGTACGTTGACCGCCGTCCAGCTTGCACGGCAGGCCGGCAGCGCGCTACCCCTGCGTGTGTTCCTAATCGATGCGAGCGGACGGTGGGGTCAAGGCGTCGCGTACGGCACCAAGTGCGATCGCCACCTGCTTAATGTGCCGGCGGGGAGGATGAGTGCATGGCCGGATGCGCCCGATGATTTCGTGCGCTGGGCGCAGCAGCGCCAGGCGACGCTCACCGCGCACACCTACGCATCCCGGGCGCTGTATGGGGAGTATCTGGCCGAGTTGCTCGGGCGGTACGGCGGCCGGGTGGTCGAACGCGTTGCCGCGCGTGTGCAAGACATCTTCCCTACGAGTGCCACCGGTGAGATGAACGTTCGACTGGATTCAAACACGTTAATCACAGTAGATCGCGTCGTTCTTGCCACCGGGAACAATCCCCCGCGGGAGCCGTGGCCGGGCGCAAGCACACTCTCTCCCGAACGCTACGTGCGTGATCCCTGGGTGTCCAACGCCTCGGATGGATTGTCCGCCGATGCACCACTACTGCTGGTCGGAACAGGTCTCACCATGTTGGATGCGGTGCTGGATCTGGAGGCGCGGGGCCACCATGGGCCACTGGTGGCTGTATCGCGCCACGGGCTCCTACCCCAACCCCACGATCCAAGCCCGCATGCGGACACAGTGCCGCCCATTCCGGAAGTGCTCCAGGCCCGGCGGACGGCACTTGCGCTCCTGCGGGCGGTCAGGAGTACGGTGCGACGGTCTGCGGAACGCGGTGTCGGCTGGCGGGACGTCATTGCCGCGTTGCGGCCGCACACCGCGCCGCTTTGGCAGTCGCTACCCATGGCTGAGCGAAGTCGGTTCTTGCGACATGTCCGGCCATATTGGGATGTGCATCGTCACCGCGCCCCGACAGAGGTTGTAGCTGCCATTGCGGTACTGTGTGCAACGAGGCGTTTGCGGGTGGTCGCAGGCAGGATCATAACGGCGCGTCCCGATGCCGACGGTCTCGTTGTAAGTGTACAGCCACGCGGGCAAGCGCACATGGATGAGTGGCGTGTGGCCAGGGTCGTGAATTGCACCGGCCCGGAATCTGACGTGCAGCGCTACGAGGAGCCACTGTGGAAGAATTTGCTGGCGCGCGGATGGGCGGAGGCCGATCCATTGGGTTTGGGTGTGCGCACCGCATCCGACGGGGAACTGTGGAGCAACTCCCCAGGTGGTGAGGGTCGGGTATTCGTGGTGGGACCGATGCGCAAGGGAGACTACTGGGAGCACACGGCGGTACCGGAGTTGCGAATGGCAGCGGCCGAGCTGGCCCAACGGCTGCTCGCGACTCACCCCTCGGTCGAGAAGCCGGCAGAATGCGGGGAAGTGCCCGGATAG
- a CDS encoding sigma-54-dependent Fis family transcriptional regulator, with product MTQNNLDSTLLLAVWREACRHSEVHVCTAQIVRLLAAQLPVAQLIVRRLNLSQSILETVAAASIHTGAIPPGRTDLSPEDLRQFLAWCGSEPATRSTAELPQAVRRVSAPSMKGAVHIGALRGAEGPTGVLIFVADADRNFSARDLPLLAALLEPFSVALENDRRLHETSQSREVAEADRRTLLAKLGRSDVGTIVIGEEAGLRPVMERVQLVAPSDVPVLLLGETGSGKEVIARAIHMRSCRAHGPFIRVNCGAIPPELIDTQLFGHERGSFTGATDTRKGWFERADGGTLFLDEIGDLPLAAQVRLLRVLQDGYLERVGAQQVMHVDVRVVGATHRDLAAMVRAGTFREDLWYRVAVLPIPIPPLRERPEDVPVLARYFAEKAATRFGLPLALPTASDIQELLAYSWPGNVREFAAVIDRAALLGNGRRLEIRTALGAAPAPRGAPPPEPDYHAPEIGTSLPAQQSATHGASLDGLMRRHIEEALWACHGRVEGPFGAAARLSINPHTLRSRMRKLGVDWRSFRKTGT from the coding sequence ATGACACAGAATAACTTGGATAGCACTCTGCTGTTGGCAGTGTGGCGCGAAGCGTGTCGGCACTCCGAGGTGCATGTGTGCACCGCACAGATTGTTCGCTTGCTTGCCGCCCAACTGCCGGTTGCACAACTCATTGTGCGGCGACTGAATCTGAGCCAATCCATCCTTGAGACCGTGGCAGCCGCGTCGATCCACACCGGCGCCATCCCCCCGGGCCGCACAGATCTTTCACCCGAGGACTTGCGACAATTTCTTGCCTGGTGTGGTTCCGAACCGGCAACGCGGAGCACCGCTGAGCTCCCCCAAGCTGTACGGCGCGTCAGCGCGCCCAGCATGAAAGGAGCTGTTCACATCGGAGCCCTGCGTGGCGCCGAGGGCCCAACCGGTGTTCTGATTTTTGTCGCGGATGCGGATCGCAATTTCAGCGCGCGTGACTTACCCCTGCTCGCAGCTTTGCTGGAGCCCTTCTCGGTAGCACTCGAAAATGATCGGCGCCTGCACGAAACCTCACAGTCTCGCGAGGTTGCCGAGGCAGACCGCCGTACGTTGCTCGCGAAACTGGGTCGTAGCGATGTGGGCACGATCGTCATTGGTGAGGAAGCCGGCCTCCGCCCAGTGATGGAGCGTGTGCAGCTCGTCGCCCCATCCGACGTGCCGGTATTGCTGCTTGGTGAAACGGGCTCCGGAAAAGAAGTCATTGCCCGCGCCATTCACATGCGCTCGTGCCGCGCACACGGCCCCTTCATTCGCGTGAACTGCGGCGCCATCCCTCCGGAGCTGATCGACACTCAACTGTTCGGGCACGAGCGCGGCAGCTTCACGGGGGCCACCGACACTCGTAAGGGATGGTTCGAACGGGCTGACGGCGGCACACTCTTCCTCGATGAGATCGGCGATCTTCCCCTGGCTGCCCAAGTGCGCTTGCTGCGCGTCCTGCAGGATGGCTACTTGGAGCGCGTTGGCGCCCAGCAGGTGATGCATGTGGATGTGCGGGTCGTGGGAGCGACTCACCGCGATCTTGCGGCCATGGTGCGGGCGGGGACCTTTCGGGAAGATCTCTGGTATCGAGTGGCCGTCCTGCCGATCCCGATTCCACCACTACGCGAGCGACCGGAGGATGTACCGGTACTTGCCCGCTACTTTGCAGAAAAAGCCGCTACGCGATTTGGGTTGCCACTCGCGCTGCCTACCGCCAGCGACATTCAGGAATTACTGGCGTATTCCTGGCCCGGCAATGTACGTGAATTCGCCGCAGTAATCGATCGCGCTGCTCTGCTTGGAAACGGCCGCCGACTGGAAATCCGCACAGCGCTGGGCGCCGCCCCTGCCCCGCGCGGCGCGCCGCCCCCCGAACCTGACTACCATGCACCGGAGATCGGAACGTCGCTGCCAGCCCAACAGTCGGCCACCCACGGGGCTTCGCTCGATGGGCTCATGCGTCGTCACATTGAGGAAGCCCTATGGGCTTGCCACGGACGCGTAGAAGGCCCTTTTGGAGCCGCCGCACGGCTCAGTATCAACCCGCACACGCTGCGATCACGAATGCGAAAACTCGGCGTCGACTGGCGGAGCTTTCGCAAGACCGGCACTTGA
- a CDS encoding homoserine dehydrogenase, which translates to MANATADRIVPQDDAESACARRGSLAERRVLREIRIALLGVGNVGQAVARGCIEWATAFAERGFVLRPILGLVRDPQRARGELPTGLHLVGESQKLVAERVDVVVEALGGVEPAFELVRAYLQRGVPVVTANKTLLAEHGAVLRQVAQQQHVPLRVEASVVAGVPFVGTHAARPLAARVERVTGIVNGTSNFILTTMQRDGASFEAALARAQQLGYAEPDPAKDVRGMDAAEKLVVLLRELGRAEVPLAALMPVGIDTLGPEDFADAAALGGRIKPVISAEFTEGTLRAYVGPAFVTGSHPLARVEGAENGIVLAGRAIGRLFYAGPGAGPEITAATLLDDVIEVFANGGAASEAAGGAAPVPRLAALQARYFVTCVAVNAVSALDVAVRVQGAGATYVRQIPMASGRVRVVALVPAKSQSEVEALSVRLSTDSVGVRTYPVVEE; encoded by the coding sequence ATGGCAAATGCGACGGCAGATCGGATTGTCCCGCAGGATGACGCCGAGAGTGCGTGTGCGCGCCGCGGCAGTTTGGCGGAGCGCCGGGTGTTGCGAGAAATTCGCATCGCGCTGCTGGGCGTGGGGAATGTGGGACAGGCCGTCGCACGCGGTTGCATCGAATGGGCGACGGCCTTCGCGGAGCGCGGGTTCGTGTTGCGACCGATCCTTGGGCTGGTGCGCGATCCCCAACGGGCGCGCGGTGAATTGCCGACCGGATTACACCTGGTCGGCGAGTCGCAGAAACTTGTTGCGGAACGGGTGGATGTGGTGGTCGAGGCCCTCGGCGGCGTGGAGCCGGCCTTTGAACTGGTGCGCGCCTATCTTCAGCGGGGTGTACCAGTCGTGACGGCGAACAAGACGCTGCTTGCAGAGCATGGCGCCGTGCTTCGGCAAGTTGCACAGCAGCAGCATGTGCCGTTGCGTGTTGAGGCGAGTGTTGTCGCGGGGGTGCCCTTTGTGGGGACACATGCGGCGCGTCCGCTGGCAGCGCGGGTGGAAAGGGTGACTGGCATCGTCAATGGTACCAGCAATTTTATCCTGACCACCATGCAGCGCGATGGAGCCAGCTTTGAGGCGGCGCTGGCACGGGCTCAGCAACTGGGTTACGCCGAGCCCGATCCGGCCAAGGATGTGCGCGGGATGGATGCGGCGGAGAAGTTGGTTGTTCTGCTGCGCGAACTCGGCCGAGCCGAGGTGCCGCTCGCAGCGCTGATGCCCGTCGGAATTGATACGCTCGGCCCCGAAGATTTCGCCGATGCGGCGGCGCTTGGAGGTCGAATCAAGCCGGTGATTTCGGCTGAATTCACGGAGGGCACTTTGCGGGCATACGTGGGACCGGCCTTCGTGACGGGAAGTCATCCGCTCGCACGGGTCGAGGGGGCGGAGAACGGAATCGTGCTGGCGGGTCGTGCGATTGGCCGGCTGTTCTATGCCGGTCCCGGTGCGGGGCCCGAGATCACGGCCGCAACACTGCTCGATGATGTGATCGAGGTGTTTGCGAATGGGGGCGCAGCCAGTGAGGCCGCGGGGGGTGCTGCACCGGTGCCGCGTTTGGCTGCGCTGCAGGCACGCTACTTCGTGACCTGCGTAGCCGTCAACGCCGTGAGTGCACTCGATGTTGCGGTGCGGGTGCAGGGGGCCGGCGCAACCTATGTGCGACAAATCCCGATGGCATCCGGGCGGGTCCGCGTGGTAGCGCTGGTGCCGGCGAAGTCGCAGTCGGAGGTGGAGGCCCTGTCGGTGCGCCTGTCAACCGACAGCGTAGGGGTGCGGACGTATCCCGTGGTGGAGGAGTAA
- a CDS encoding aminotransferase class I/II-fold pyridoxal phosphate-dependent enzyme, whose protein sequence is MQFATKTIHAFQPAEPETGAVVPPIFQTTTYEQQAPGVNQGYCYSRTGNPTRTRLEAVLAALEGVEHAAVFASGLCAENTLFQGLLRPGDEVIVPPDVYGGTHRLLHRVYAPQGHGVKVVDYTDLDALDAALSERTRLVWVESPTNPRLLIYDIAALAERAHRSGALVVVDNTFATPLFQQPFALGADLVVHSVTKYLAGHSDVIQGAVLARDGAVFEPIRFLQNAAGGTPSAFDCWLTLRGIKTLELRVLRHAENAAAIAAALQKHKAVARVYYPGLRDHPGHAIAALQMSGFGGMVSVELRGTTEEVVRFVSGRRYFSLAESLGGVKSLICHPATMTHASIPAETRAALGLSDQLVRLSPGCESAADLVEDLLEGLDGLSQAPLRSQFEPAAL, encoded by the coding sequence ATGCAATTCGCAACAAAAACTATTCACGCCTTTCAACCCGCGGAGCCGGAGACCGGTGCCGTCGTACCGCCGATCTTTCAGACGACGACCTACGAGCAGCAGGCCCCGGGAGTGAACCAGGGGTATTGCTACTCGCGGACCGGCAACCCGACGCGCACGCGTCTCGAAGCCGTGCTCGCGGCGCTCGAAGGGGTGGAGCACGCGGCCGTGTTCGCATCCGGTCTGTGTGCCGAGAACACGCTCTTCCAGGGGCTGCTGCGCCCGGGGGATGAAGTGATCGTGCCCCCGGATGTCTACGGCGGCACACACCGACTTCTACACCGGGTATATGCGCCGCAAGGCCACGGTGTGAAGGTGGTGGACTACACCGACCTGGATGCGCTCGATGCAGCACTTTCTGAACGCACGCGGCTGGTGTGGGTTGAGTCGCCGACCAATCCACGGCTGCTGATCTACGATATCGCCGCGCTCGCCGAACGTGCGCACCGCAGCGGCGCCCTGGTAGTCGTGGACAACACCTTCGCGACGCCGCTCTTTCAGCAGCCGTTCGCGCTGGGGGCCGACCTGGTCGTGCATAGTGTGACGAAGTATCTGGCCGGTCATTCGGATGTCATTCAGGGCGCGGTACTGGCCAGGGATGGCGCCGTGTTTGAGCCGATTCGCTTCCTGCAGAACGCCGCCGGTGGCACGCCCTCGGCATTCGATTGCTGGCTGACATTGCGAGGGATCAAGACACTGGAGTTGCGGGTGTTGCGGCACGCCGAGAACGCGGCCGCGATTGCAGCCGCTCTGCAGAAGCACAAGGCGGTGGCGCGTGTGTATTACCCCGGACTGCGCGATCATCCCGGGCATGCGATCGCGGCGCTGCAGATGAGTGGCTTCGGCGGCATGGTGTCGGTCGAGTTGCGTGGCACGACCGAGGAAGTGGTGCGTTTTGTCTCCGGTCGGCGCTACTTCTCGCTGGCCGAGAGTCTGGGTGGAGTGAAGTCGCTCATCTGCCACCCGGCCACGATGACCCATGCGTCGATTCCGGCGGAGACACGCGCTGCGCTCGGCTTGTCGGATCAATTGGTCCGGCTGAGTCCGGGCTGCGAGTCGGCCGCGGACCTGGTGGAGGATCTGCTGGAGGGTTTGGATGGACTCTCGCAGGCCCCCTTGCGTTCCCAGTTCGAGCCGGCAGCGCTCTAG
- a CDS encoding cysteine dioxygenase family protein: MGSSEWEGKSEWLRYGAATAAPATRRGVADLLAELDAVEGRVEAEVLAALLRSVRPDLLEMRPWLRFGSRTYRRNLLRRRPHYEALLLCWRPGQHSPVHDHRGSSGAVAVLTGEATEVCFGGPPGGPLRAATYQRLPAGSVVSSSDDDIHLVANWSRPARPLVTLHVYSPPLSGMQIYPREQIVPVSATEVDEIDSPPRRARVIPMPSSRLRAVREA, from the coding sequence ATGGGCTCTTCGGAGTGGGAAGGAAAGAGCGAGTGGTTGCGGTACGGGGCCGCCACGGCAGCGCCGGCCACGCGGCGGGGAGTGGCTGACCTGCTGGCCGAGTTGGACGCTGTGGAAGGTCGGGTCGAGGCGGAGGTTCTGGCCGCCCTGCTTCGCTCGGTACGACCCGACCTATTGGAAATGCGGCCGTGGCTGCGGTTTGGGTCGCGCACGTATCGTCGAAACCTGCTGCGTCGTCGTCCTCACTATGAGGCGTTGCTACTTTGCTGGCGGCCTGGACAGCACAGCCCGGTTCACGATCATCGTGGCTCCAGCGGCGCGGTGGCTGTGCTCACCGGTGAGGCCACGGAAGTATGTTTCGGGGGCCCACCCGGTGGTCCGTTGCGGGCAGCCACGTATCAACGCCTGCCGGCCGGGTCGGTCGTCAGTTCATCTGACGACGACATTCACCTGGTTGCCAATTGGTCTCGACCGGCGCGGCCCCTGGTCACGCTGCATGTGTACTCTCCTCCGCTCAGCGGCATGCAAATTTACCCGCGCGAGCAGATCGTGCCGGTGTCGGCGACGGAGGTCGATGAGATCGATTCTCCGCCGAGGCGCGCAAGGGTGATTCCCATGCCGTCGAGCCGCCTCCGTGCCGTGCGGGAGGCATGA
- a CDS encoding heavy metal-binding domain-containing protein — translation MILTTTPQIEGRRITAYFGIVTGEAILGANIFKDFFAQIRDVVGGRAAAYESELRNAREIAFAELREYAAELGANGVVGIDLDYETIGANGSMLMVSVSGTAVRIE, via the coding sequence ATGATCCTGACGACAACCCCGCAGATCGAAGGTCGCCGCATTACGGCCTATTTCGGCATCGTGACGGGCGAGGCCATTCTGGGTGCGAACATTTTCAAGGATTTTTTCGCCCAGATCCGTGATGTGGTGGGTGGCCGCGCAGCGGCTTATGAATCGGAGCTGCGCAACGCCCGCGAGATCGCGTTCGCGGAACTGCGCGAGTATGCGGCCGAACTGGGTGCGAATGGTGTGGTGGGTATCGACCTGGATTACGAGACCATCGGTGCCAACGGCAGCATGTTGATGGTGAGCGTGAGTGGCACGGCGGTGCGGATCGAGTAG
- the fliS gene encoding flagellar export chaperone FliS, whose amino-acid sequence MSYSNASQQYLKNAVLTATPEQLQLMLYDGAIRFATRGQEALAAKDRTAAFNALERAQRIMLELANGIRRDANPDLADRMAAVYNFVYRRLVDANLNQDAATVTEALQILRYERETWLMLMERLQQQAGAAKAAVVAAATQRSPEPEPANPSGFVPDTRPSTNHPAAGYAGHKRPTFYPGTSPHSAGFSTEG is encoded by the coding sequence ATGAGCTACTCGAACGCCTCACAACAATATCTCAAGAACGCGGTGCTTACCGCGACGCCCGAGCAGCTCCAACTGATGCTGTACGACGGCGCCATCCGCTTCGCCACGCGCGGCCAGGAAGCCCTCGCCGCCAAGGATCGCACCGCGGCCTTCAACGCACTCGAGCGGGCCCAGCGCATCATGCTGGAGCTCGCCAACGGTATTCGGCGCGACGCGAACCCCGATCTCGCGGACCGCATGGCAGCCGTCTACAACTTTGTTTATCGCCGCCTCGTCGATGCGAATCTCAACCAGGATGCGGCGACCGTCACAGAAGCCCTTCAGATTCTGCGCTACGAACGCGAGACCTGGTTGATGCTGATGGAGCGACTGCAACAGCAGGCCGGCGCCGCCAAGGCCGCGGTCGTCGCCGCCGCCACGCAACGCAGCCCCGAACCGGAGCCCGCCAACCCCTCCGGCTTCGTGCCGGACACACGCCCGAGCACGAACCATCCCGCGGCCGGTTATGCCGGCCACAAACGCCCCACCTTCTATCCGGGCACTTCCCCGCATTCTGCCGGCTTCTCGACCGAGGGGTGA